In Candidatus Obscuribacterales bacterium, a single window of DNA contains:
- a CDS encoding tetratricopeptide repeat protein, translating into MAEEQWYYLEEGQQKGPVSERSLLEMVTKKILPAGAKVWCPTATQGWEPLNTIARFRKQLQFASLLPGDSGGKRRAYAMDEVKSDGNRGIWSDKDNSGPMTTQKRGFNFVGLGLLVVLAGAFGLAIMFRSEVEAKFPTVFAKLYMQTAELKCKNNDNDGALNEFKQVIKLDPTLSQAYFHRGATEIKMRNTRDAWPDFQQAIKLDPKYVPGFLGIAYIEADTGNYKAALNDLNKALEINDKCADAYFARGLMREKLGSRAGAIVDLQTAAKLFDQEKSGPKAEKANKDVQLLQEADKDTSKPAPQLNWLEPNECLAHDLKS; encoded by the coding sequence ATGGCTGAAGAGCAATGGTATTACCTCGAAGAAGGTCAACAAAAGGGGCCCGTCTCCGAGAGGTCGCTTTTGGAGATGGTCACCAAGAAAATATTGCCGGCGGGCGCTAAAGTATGGTGTCCCACCGCCACTCAGGGCTGGGAGCCGCTCAATACAATCGCCCGTTTTCGCAAGCAGCTCCAATTTGCTTCACTCTTACCGGGCGATAGCGGTGGTAAAAGGCGCGCTTATGCTATGGACGAAGTAAAGTCCGACGGCAACAGAGGCATTTGGTCTGACAAAGACAACAGTGGTCCCATGACCACGCAAAAGCGCGGATTTAACTTTGTCGGCTTAGGTCTGCTTGTTGTCCTTGCAGGCGCTTTTGGTCTGGCTATTATGTTCAGATCTGAAGTTGAAGCCAAATTCCCGACAGTGTTTGCCAAGCTCTACATGCAAACAGCAGAGTTGAAATGCAAAAATAACGACAATGACGGCGCATTGAATGAGTTCAAACAGGTAATAAAACTTGATCCGACTTTGTCTCAAGCTTACTTTCATAGAGGCGCTACGGAGATCAAAATGCGCAACACGCGCGATGCATGGCCGGACTTTCAACAAGCAATCAAATTGGATCCAAAATACGTGCCGGGCTTTCTTGGAATTGCGTACATAGAAGCTGATACCGGCAATTACAAAGCGGCCCTCAATGATTTGAATAAGGCATTAGAGATTAACGACAAGTGTGCTGATGCATATTTCGCACGAGGGCTCATGCGGGAAAAACTAGGCAGTCGTGCCGGCGCAATTGTTGATTTGCAAACAGCTGCTAAATTGTTTGATCAAGAGAAGTCCGGACCAAAGGCCGAAAAGGCTAATAAGGACGTCCAACTCCTTCAGGAGGCGGACAAGGATACCAGCAAGCCTGCTCCGCAATTAAACTGGCTGGAGCCTAATGAATGTCTGGCTCATGATCTGAAATCTTAA